Part of the Brassica oleracea var. oleracea cultivar TO1000 chromosome C8, BOL, whole genome shotgun sequence genome is shown below.
GTAAAGAGAAAGGGGAAAATTAACGTTGTCACCAAGAGCAAAATAAGATTAATATTTCATATAAGGTTTTGGAGAAGGGCTGCTCTATTACAGCAGCCAAAGTTATATACTAGAAAGCATTCTAACGACATATATAGTGGTTTATAAAACCCTAGTGACATGGTTTCAAAACCTTCTTAATGGATCATAAGTTGAGCTTCACTATGGGCTTCAATAATAGTAATAATATGTATTAGCACTTACCAATTTAGAAAAAAAATTAAAAGTATGATTTTAAAAAGCATTTTTATTGACTATGAACTCATACATTAGATTAAGATGCGTGATAACCAGAATAAACTGATCAGTCTCAAGCTAATTTTGCTAATTTTTGCTGGAAATTGTTGTTTTTCTCGGTTGTTGCGCCTGGATAAATATGTTAGTAAACAATAATAGTCTCGGGTTGATTTAATGGAAGCTGATTCTGCTCTTTTTTTTTGGGCTTGTCTTCCAGTATCTTTCTTCATGTATCTTTGTTGTAGGATCGGACACTGCTATTTTTCAATGGCCCAACTCCTTATCGGGAGCTCCAGGGAAAATGCTACTTTAAAGACTAGATTTTTCTTCGTCCTCGTCAGCTCATAAGTAGTACAACTCGTGATAGTACAACTCAGTTTGGTTTTCTTGGATACTTCCGAAACATTTTTTTTGGATTAATTTGGAAGTATCTCGAACCTACAGAAAGATCAGACTAATTCCTAACGATAAGTGGTCTATGGCATTAAGCCATACATATTATCACAGCATGCAAAATAAAAACTATACGAAAGATAAAAGATCAATCGAAAGCTCCAAAACATATATAACACTTTAATTTCACGAGAAACGATTTTTGACTCTTAAATCAAGTTTATATTCGTTACTTAAATTATACTTTCTTAGTTAAATTATTATACTTATGCATTACGATCTTTCGACGCACTAGCGAGTAAGTAGAGTAAAAAACAATTAATAAAAAAATAATAATAATACCATTATCATTTGTCCACTACATATTAATCAAATAATTAAAATGAAACTATTTTGTAGCTCCGCCGAAACCAATGTGTGCCTTAAAAATGAAATTAATTTTTCATATAAAAAACCGACCCACTTATTTTATTTTTTTAATTGGCCTTTTCTTTCATATTAATTAACTTTTTCCCCCAGATTTATCCTTAAGATTTCTACAAGAACAGCTGAGACTGGAGCAACGTGTAATAATTAGCAGCTTCATCTTCAAGCTCCCAAAACGCATCACCAAACCCATCTAACAAACTATCTCCATAAACATAATCTTGACTAGATTCATTCTTAATCATCTCATAATTACTCTCGCCAAATTCGTTGTTAGGAAGCCCTAGTTCGTCGTCAGAAGCTTCCAAAAGATGCTGCATGACTTTCTCCTTGTTCTCTTCATCAACATCGTCTTCCTTCGAGGAAACACACGAAGTCGACGAATCTTCCACGTTGGAGACTCCAGAAACGACACCGTTTTGGTCATCTGGTGAGATATCTTGCTGTAGAGCGTTTATAAAAGAAGTTAGGTCGTTGTTGGGTAGGTTAAGTTCGTCTGAATCGTCAAGGAGACAGAGAATCTGGTCATTGTATGAGGAAAAAGATGATGAGGAGGGCTTTTGTCGTTTATTGGTTTCTTCTTCGGCTAGGGTTTCTTCTTCTCGGTGGCGCTTTAATGGAGTTGTTTCAGCCATTGTATTCAATAAAGAGAAAGAGAGAGAGAAGCTGTTATATCGTTAGAGAGAGAGAGACAATAGTGAGGGTGATAAGCGAAATGGAGACTCTAAAATGTATATATAGAGATTATTTGGTCAAGATATCTATTTTTTTAGTATTTTAATTTATTATGTGATTTAGTATCAAATATTATTTCAAAAAGCAAAATTTATTTTGCTTTGTGCATGTCAGAAGGGAAAAACATGTGAATGCTTTTTCAAGTTTTCGCATTATCCGGAAAGAAATCTTATTTGCTTAATATTTTGAAATTCTGATTTGCAGAGTGAATTAGGCATGCAAGCTTTGATAGTTGCTATATAACCCATGAATAACAACAGCCAACAATTAATAAATTATGCGGATGATTTTATTTTACAAATAAATATATAATAATTTCAAAATATATATTCACAAAATTCTGGAATATGAATTGCGTGTCCAAAATATATCTAGATTCTTAAGAAGATATGTAAGCATATATTTTTATCTTTGAAATAAAAGTAACGTTTCTTGCCTTCTTGGACTCGATTATCAATGAAGTTAAGGATGCTCCCTTCATCTTTATTTTATAAATATTGCAAGAGAGAGGGCAAAAGAAAAAGAACTAGTTGTTGTTGTCATAGAGATTTGACAGTATCTTGGTGTTGTATTGACCTTAGGATTAGCCTTCCAAAACGAGCTTGTAATCTACGGGAGATAATCGGATGGCGGTCGTTTCACATCTTTTGATTGCACATGGAAAGAGACTGCTTCTTATTACCTGGCCATACCTTAAACTAATCACAGATCACACATCTCACGAGTCACAGCAAACATATTCATCGAGATAATCTCATAATGATTTTCCACTAGTTAATCAAAACATTAAACATGTCACTGAGGCTTGAAAACAAATTATCATTTTCACCGACTTTAGCGAGACTATTTTAGTTTTGAGACTATTTTAGTTTCAACTCACGGCTTTTGAGAACATCCAAATTACAAGTTGATTACCATAATAACCTTTTGTTATACAAGTTTTCAGTGTTTTCTTGTTGAATTGTATGTATGTGTGTTTATATCCCTTTTATTGTTCCGAACTACGCTAGGCACTAGTCGGACAGACAATATAGGCCTAACGAGTTAACAATTAATCGGAGAGTAATCAGAGATTAATCGGGGCCTAGTTTGAAATATTTTTATTAGTTTTGCATAATAGTAGACAAGTATTCGGAGTAGTCTTCTGGTGGTTACATAGTCTTGGCTCAACGTAATAACCTGGGTTCGACGTACAGCAACACGTTTTTCTTTTTTCTAATTTTTTTTGCTTTTAGTGAAGGGAATTAGCATCATTTCATCTTCATCTTCCCCAACTATGTTTAGGGTTTTTGATTTTACAGCCTTTCCATGGCCGTAAACGTTTATAATCACACATATCATTAGATTTTGGTGTGTTCTCATGTTTTTATACTTAAAATCTATAGATCCGTCATCAAGACACAAGATTTTAAGAATTCAAAACTCAAATAATTAAAAAAAAGCAGGTCACGGCCAGGCACCGCCGAGCGCCTCCTTGCTGACTAATCGCCCGTAGTACCCGCGTTTTTGAACAGGGGTATAAACCATTTTAGGTGTTAGCATTAGTAAAGCAACACTAGTACCATTTCTTTGTTTTTACCAGGTACAGTATTTCCATTAGTTATTGACAAGTTTTAAGTTCTATCACTACCTCTTCAAAAAGAAAAAGAAATCTAAGTATAAAATGTTTCCTATCTGTTTTTTTTTCTCTGAAAAATAGGTATGAAACATTGGGTATTTTATAGTTAGAATGACCGTTTCAATTATTTGTCTTGTGAATTCCTCTAGTTGGTAATCAGGAAGAGGTTATATTTTGAAATTACGCGGTTAAAAAATATAATACAAGTGAAAATATTAAATGAATTAATAAAATTATAATACAATTGAAAATATTAAGTTAAATAAATAGATAAATATGGCAGTTACCACGAGACATAACACAAACTATATTTTGAAGTTCCCAAAATTCTATATTTGAAGTTTAAAAATGTTCTTCTTCAAAATCAAAAATTCAAACTCAACTTTAAAACTATTTATATTTTATAATATAGACCTTATATTTGTCATAACTAATTTGAACTCATAAAACTTTATTAAATACTAGCACTTATATAAACATATTACAACAATATTAATTAATAAATATTCTATTAAAATATAAAAATAAAAATAAAAATAACTTAATTAATATTAAACTTCAAACAAAATACCATATTATTCCATAAATTTATTTTCGTAATATATGATCTATTAGTGTATTTCGAAGTAAAAATAGCTCTCTCCATTTTTACTTTGTAGATTACGAGTTAAAAGTTATTGAAATCGAGTGATATTGATACTTGTAAATACACTAGATCGGAACAAGAAAGTAAAAGAGAAACATAAAGTATTGAGACTAATTTCTTTTCGATGATATTAATACTCGTGAATATATTCGATATGTACAATAACGAATTGAACGAATAAAGACATCAAAAACAACAACAAGAACAACCATCTTCAGTTACACAAAAAAAATTGGAAAATATTTGAAAATTTTGAAGGTTCCGGATCAAACTTACCTGACTATTAGTGTTGTTGTAATATTTAAATATGTGTAATAGTCATATTTTCATGTAATTTTAAAAAATCTTTTTTTGTTAAGTCTTTTTTTGTATATTATTGTTGTCTAAATCTAGTTTAATTTAAATTTTATTTAAAAGTTTTATTTAATTTTATGTGTAAAATTTAAAATCTGTAAACAAAAATTAAAATATTTATGAGTTATAATTTTTTTAAGGATTAAAACAATAAAAAAGAAAATATTTATGAATCATAAATGTGTTGTATGATTGTAGGGACCAAAATACAAATAAAAAATTTAAAGTTTTGAATAGTAAAATTTTAAATATAGAATTCCACTTGAAGTTCCTTTTTGTATAACAAAAACTTCATAATTGGAGTTATATAGTGTCTTTTGGAGATGCTCTAATAAAAAGACAAAGACAAAGGCAAAGGCAAAGGCAAAGGCAAAGGAGAGAGAGATAAAAAGATTAAGAACACGAAACAATTTTATTTTTGCTGACAAAAAAGTTAAGAAAAACAGAAAAAAAACAACAGAGAAATGAATTTGACTCGAATGTTCAAGTATACATGGAGATAAAAAAAACTAACATGTTTTAGAAAAAAACAATTTCATAAAATCCAACTCTTTTTTTTTTTTATATAACGTTGATTTATTGATTTAACTTGAATGTAAATGATCATCATGGAGTAATACACTTAATTACTATGGTACATAATAATGAAAAGAAAATGCAACACCATCTTCAATTTGTTTTGCCAACAAATCTGCAACTTTATTTGCACTTCTTATTGTCCATTGGAACTTAACATCCTGAAACTTTGCCGCCCACCATTGAATCTCTCTTCTCCAATTATAATATGCAAAGTGAAGTCTCTTCTTGTTAATGAAATCTATCGCCTTCTGACAATCACTTTCTATAATAACCTTTCTATAACCCAAACTCCAGCAGTGTTGTAAAGCCATCAGTATAGCTTGTAGTTCACTTTCCAAAGCATCATTATTCACCCTCCCCCTCGCTTGAGCCGAACCTTTATAAGAACCATTAGCGTGCCTTATAAACCAACCAGCCGAGCTTTGATTTAGTAGTGGATTATAAGCTCCATCTGTATTACACTTAACCCACCCAATCATAGGTCTCTTCCAATGTAGACACTCAGGCAATTGATGACTCTGTCTCCGTCTTGTATGAATCTCTTCAATCTTATTATCCAGTTGTTTCCGTTCTTTTGCATCCTCTCGTGCATATCTCAATAATCTTCTCTAGTGAATTTCCTTTTGCTGGAATATTGACATGTTTCTACTCTTCCATAATCTCCATAGCAACCAAAAGGGCAAATACTGCATGTGTGACAATCGAGTTGATAAGGAGCATTGCAAGCATGCATCAATCTTCTCTTCTAGCGTTGAACTCGGGTTGCTGATAATGAGATTAGAGATTCCAGATGTTCTCCATATCCTTTTCGCATAAGGGCATTCAAAGAAAATGTGATCCTCCGTTTCTACTTCAGAGCAACATCTTCGACACTGATCATTTTGAGTTATGTGACATCTCTTCAGGTTATTAGCAGTCGCTAAGCTCCTAGACAGAAGCCTCCACAGGAAATGTTTTAGCTTAGCAGCAGTTTTTGTTTTCCAAACCTTGTTTTTCAAAACTGCAGGTCC
Proteins encoded:
- the LOC106309785 gene encoding uncharacterized protein LOC106309785, with the translated sequence MAETTPLKRHREEETLAEEETNKRQKPSSSSFSSYNDQILCLLDDSDELNLPNNDLTSFINALQQDISPDDQNGVVSGVSNVEDSSTSCVSSKEDDVDEENKEKVMQHLLEASDDELGLPNNEFGESNYEMIKNESSQDYVYGDSLLDGFGDAFWELEDEAANYYTLLQSQLFL